The nucleotide sequence TCCAAAATTACTCCGAACTTCACAGCTGGTCAGTTACTCATCCGGAGCATTTTTGGCGTGAGCTTGCAGATTTTGGAAAGTTAAAAATTGATTGGAATTCTACCCCAGCTTTCGTCGATCAACAGTCGATTGAAAAGTGCCGCTGGTTTCCGAATGCGAAGTTAAATTTCGCAGCGAATTTGCTGCAGGGTTCAAATCACCAACACCTAGACGCTTTGGTCTTTAAGTCAGAATTGGGAGTTACGACTAAAGTCAGTTACAAGGATTTAAACTCTCAAGTTCTTAAACTCAGAAGTTTTTTTAAGTCAATCGAGTTGAAACCGCTTGATCGGGTAGCAGCACTAGTCCCAAACATTCCTGAAGCTGTGAGCAGTATGCTCGCCACTACCAGTCTTGGTGCAAGCTGGTCTTCCTGTTCCCCTGACTTTGGAGTGCAAGGCATTCTCGATCGCTTTGGACAAATCAACCCAACACTATTAATTGCCGCAGACGGCTATACATACAACGGAAAAGCAATTGACTGTCGCGACAAAATCTTCGAACTCTGCCAACGTATTCCTAGCATTAAACAGCTGATCCTGATTCCTTTTCTTAATCCACAAGTGCAGTTAGAAAACATTAAATTACCGACGGTTTCCTGGAAGCAAGCTTTAGACTATCCAAGCGATACGACTGCTGTCGCAAATTGGGAGAAATTTCCTTTTAATCACCCACTCTTTATTCTTTATTCCTCAGGCACAACTGGAATTCCTAAATGTATTGTGCATGGCGCAGGTGGCACGCTGCTGCAACATACTAAAGAGCACTTACTGCATAACGATCTAAAGCCAGGTGACGTAACTTTCTTTTTTACAACCTGCGGCTGGATGATGTGGAATCTTTGGGTTAGTGCGCTGGTTACAGGAGTAACGGTAGCGCTCTACGAAGGCTCGCCAACGTATCCAGATTTTGGTTCACTTTTTAAATTTGCAGAGGACGAAAAGATTACTTCTTTCGGAACAAGTCCACGGTTTTTAGCGGCACTTGAAAAAGCAAATTATGATCCGAGTAAGCACTTCTCGCTACCTCAATTACGCACCCTGCTTTCTACTGGTGCGCCGCTGCTACCAGAACAATTTTTATTTATCTATCAAAAACTCAAAGCCGACATACACCTCTGTTCGATCTCGGGTGGGACAGACATCGTCTCTTGTTTTTGTCTCGGTAACCCGATCAGCCCCGTATATAGCGGAGAACTACAAGCGCCAGGCCTCGGCATGGACATGGATGTTTTTTCAATTAATGGCACGTCGGTTCGTGGAACCAAGGGGGAACTTGTCTGTAAAAGTCCTTTCCCTTCTGCGCCGCTAGGATTTTTAAATGACACTGACGGGAGCAAATTTCATAAAGCCTATTTTGACGTTTTCCCAAATGTTTGGAAGCATGGTGACTGGGCAGAAATTACTGAAAGTGGCGGCTATATTATCTATGGCCGTTCAGATGCCGTTCTAAATCCAGGCGGCGTGAGAATCGGGACTGCAGAAATCTACCGTCAAGTTGAGACACTTGACGCAATCCAAGAAAGTATTTGTGTCGGACAAAACTGGGAAGGTGACGTGCGGGTCGTGCTTTTTGTTAAACTTAAACCAGGAGTTGAGTTTACAACTGGACTTGTCGAGCAAATCAAAAAAACAATTCGCCTCAACACTACCCCGCGCCACGTACCTGCCAAAATTATCCCCGTTCTTGATATCCCTCGCACAGTCAACGGGAAGTTAGTAGAACTAGCAGTCAAAAAGAAGATTCACGGCGAAGCTGTGGAGAATATTGAAGCGCTTGCTAATCCTGAATCGCTCAAATATTTTGAGGACCTCAAGGAATTACAAACTTAAGCGGACTGCTGTATGGCAAATTACCCCAAAAAAGTATTACTGCGCGAAGATGGACCCCGTGAAGGGTTTCAAATGCATGCCAAAGTAATACCTACAGCAGAAAAATTAAGGCTGATTGATTTGCTTGCTGAGACTGGAATCTCGAGCATTGAAGTTACGTCTTTTGTGCGTGCCGACAAAGTCCCACAACTTGCTGATGCCGAAGAAATTGCCCAAGGTATTATTCCTCGAGCAGGAGTGCGTTACCGTGCACTCTATCTCAATCAAAAAGGCCTTGAACGTGCTAGTACCTTCCCCAATTTACAACCTGAAGGCTACGTGCTTTTGGCAGCGAGCGAAGAATTTTTAAAAAGAAATAATAATCAAACCCTAGATCAAGCCCTAGCTGAGCTGCCAGCTTGGATTAAGCTTTTTCAAGAAAAATCAATGCGCTTCGAACGCTTGATGATTTCCACTGCCTTTGGCGATGCCTTCGCAGGAAAGCTCAAAGCGGATTTACCACTTAGTGTTGTCGCCAAGGCGCTTGAAGTGATTGCTGCGAATAACTCAAGCGTTGAGGAAGTGACCTTCGCTGATACGACTGGCTATGCAAATCCAGAATCAGTCCAGCAACTTGTGGGGAATTTCAGAGATCGCTATCCGCAATTGTCTGTCGGCTTGCACCTGCATGACACGCGCGGGACTGGCATGGCAAATGTTTATGCTGGACTTGAGCTTGGAGTGGATCGATTTGATTGCTCTGTGGCTGGGCTTGGCGGATGTCCG is from bacterium and encodes:
- a CDS encoding acetoacetate--CoA ligase, translated to MQSKNHPIWQPTEEFIRKTNIFKFKAALNEKYALSIQNYSELHSWSVTHPEHFWRELADFGKLKIDWNSTPAFVDQQSIEKCRWFPNAKLNFAANLLQGSNHQHLDALVFKSELGVTTKVSYKDLNSQVLKLRSFFKSIELKPLDRVAALVPNIPEAVSSMLATTSLGASWSSCSPDFGVQGILDRFGQINPTLLIAADGYTYNGKAIDCRDKIFELCQRIPSIKQLILIPFLNPQVQLENIKLPTVSWKQALDYPSDTTAVANWEKFPFNHPLFILYSSGTTGIPKCIVHGAGGTLLQHTKEHLLHNDLKPGDVTFFFTTCGWMMWNLWVSALVTGVTVALYEGSPTYPDFGSLFKFAEDEKITSFGTSPRFLAALEKANYDPSKHFSLPQLRTLLSTGAPLLPEQFLFIYQKLKADIHLCSISGGTDIVSCFCLGNPISPVYSGELQAPGLGMDMDVFSINGTSVRGTKGELVCKSPFPSAPLGFLNDTDGSKFHKAYFDVFPNVWKHGDWAEITESGGYIIYGRSDAVLNPGGVRIGTAEIYRQVETLDAIQESICVGQNWEGDVRVVLFVKLKPGVEFTTGLVEQIKKTIRLNTTPRHVPAKIIPVLDIPRTVNGKLVELAVKKKIHGEAVENIEALANPESLKYFEDLKELQT
- a CDS encoding hydroxymethylglutaryl-CoA lyase, with amino-acid sequence MANYPKKVLLREDGPREGFQMHAKVIPTAEKLRLIDLLAETGISSIEVTSFVRADKVPQLADAEEIAQGIIPRAGVRYRALYLNQKGLERASTFPNLQPEGYVLLAASEEFLKRNNNQTLDQALAELPAWIKLFQEKSMRFERLMISTAFGDAFAGKLKADLPLSVVAKALEVIAANNSSVEEVTFADTTGYANPESVQQLVGNFRDRYPQLSVGLHLHDTRGTGMANVYAGLELGVDRFDCSVAGLGGCPFAPGAAGNVPTEDVAFLCAELGIETGIDLQRYIQCALEAEKIIGHKLPGKLKQGGKI